Proteins from a genomic interval of Paenibacillus sp. RC334:
- a CDS encoding DoxX family protein — protein sequence MSSASRNISTIMRVALGILFLAHGIAKFQMGLGNVAGWFSSIGVPGFLGYAVAVIELVGGIALILGLLTRYVSGLFVIVLIGAIFTAKLSGGLMGNGQGAGYELDIAFILVALHLVFAPTTRLSLDSLFRRRTSIEE from the coding sequence ATGAGTTCAGCAAGCAGAAACATTTCAACAATTATGCGGGTGGCGTTGGGTATCTTGTTTTTGGCGCACGGAATTGCTAAATTTCAAATGGGGCTGGGTAATGTAGCTGGCTGGTTTTCCAGTATTGGTGTTCCGGGATTTTTAGGTTATGCCGTTGCAGTAATTGAGTTAGTCGGAGGAATTGCTTTAATTCTTGGATTGCTTACCCGTTATGTCTCTGGACTTTTTGTTATTGTATTAATCGGAGCGATTTTCACAGCAAAATTGTCCGGTGGTTTGATGGGTAATGGTCAGGGAGCAGGGTATGAGCTGGATATTGCCTTTATTCTGGTAGCATTGCATTTGGTATTTGCGCCGACGACTCGTTTGTCTC